In Iodobacter fluviatilis, one DNA window encodes the following:
- a CDS encoding LysR family transcriptional regulator → MKTMLPPDALLAFDALARTASFTAAADLLACTKSHISQSVKRLEAELATLLVLRTTRRVSLTEAGIRLAVHAAALREMLQQSRRDIEGLQATVEGPLRISATQAFGQTILAPILVEFSLQYPAIRLELDTDHRLKNPIADGIDFCLRSRTVGDENLVARHLGLSQKRIYASASYLAQAGRLDHPCDLMSHRVLLELHQEQEGSWLLECEGKIEQIELHSQFSIDSYASTASAVAAGFGVALLPAYIAEPLVSKGEIQEVLPGWQPAPYPFYLVYPYHHPLPKKYEAFIQFVVPRIQARLQNNLSKPLQ, encoded by the coding sequence ATGAAAACAATGCTCCCACCTGATGCCTTACTCGCCTTCGATGCGCTTGCACGCACTGCCAGCTTTACCGCCGCGGCTGACTTACTTGCTTGCACTAAAAGCCATATCAGCCAAAGTGTAAAACGCCTAGAGGCAGAGCTTGCTACCCTGCTGGTGCTCAGAACCACAAGACGGGTATCACTCACAGAGGCGGGGATCAGGCTGGCTGTGCATGCTGCTGCATTACGAGAGATGCTGCAGCAATCACGCAGGGATATTGAAGGACTGCAGGCAACGGTAGAGGGGCCACTTCGTATTAGTGCCACTCAAGCCTTCGGGCAAACCATACTGGCCCCCATCCTAGTTGAATTCAGCTTGCAATACCCTGCCATACGCCTTGAATTAGACACGGATCACAGGCTTAAAAACCCCATCGCAGATGGTATTGATTTTTGCCTTAGATCAAGAACAGTGGGAGATGAAAATCTGGTGGCAAGGCATCTGGGCTTATCACAAAAAAGGATTTATGCCTCAGCTAGTTATCTTGCACAGGCAGGACGGCTGGATCATCCTTGTGATTTAATGTCACACCGTGTTTTACTCGAATTACATCAAGAGCAAGAAGGCAGCTGGCTACTGGAATGCGAAGGAAAAATCGAGCAAATTGAGCTACATAGCCAGTTCTCTATTGATAGCTATGCCAGCACAGCCAGCGCTGTTGCTGCTGGCTTTGGTGTCGCTTTATTACCTGCCTATATTGCAGAGCCTCTGGTCAGTAAAGGTGAAATCCAGGAGGTTTTACCAGGCTGGCAACCAGCGCCCTACCCCTTTTATCTGGTCTACCCCTACCATCACCCGCTACCCAAAAAATATGAGGCGTTTATTCAATTTGTTGTGCCACGTATCCAAGCACGCTTGCAAAACAATTTAAGCAAACCGCTTCAATAA
- a CDS encoding response regulator translates to MNHSLSDLLIVLNKALQLAEQLAVWHEKKGVHGALRPEYISFTDSGASISPAHQEELALSLLCLRYASPEQAGRLAQFDKRSDLYSLGVILYEWITGRLPFSADDLLDLAHQQMSSLPVAPASLEPQLPLQISHLILKLLAKSPEARYATAKGLAADLALCIQQLKTAGYIALFILGETDSGSQFMIPDHLYGREQEIDYLQQLYSRAAQGQAIICMLGGYSGVGKSTLALSIRDEVQNKGGRLIVGKFDQFRRDSPYSALIEAFKSLLRQVLASKQAELAQWREKIADSLGENAQIVIDVLPDLEKIIGPQSAAPLLSGLAAQRRFNELFAQLVALFASKEHPLAIFLDDLQWADFASLALIQSFAKSSMAAHILIIAAYRDNEVDANHPLVNMLNEVLKSKACVEKLALQPLHAEHLSELIQDTCRNIQNVAELSYLLMSKTEGNPFYARQFLKNMQAKGQLFFDFTDNTWHWQLDLARLQDAADNVVELMMQRLNRFSVETQTVLQTAACIGKRFDLSLLAIVENISESFALTLLAPALHDELLLAVHEGGERKVFQFAHDRIQQAAYSVTLDRNLNSLHLEIGRCLLQQISAEATEAPLFEIVDQLNFGLDKVRQPLERIAYAQLNLRAGIKAREAMAYQAAMRYLDTAIFLLPENSWSEHYQLSFDIYLNASEACDLCNLDERFELLVETLLSKGQSALDKAHARIRQSIYYSRKGRMAENLEAGRLGLILFGMDIPEVNDHYRMNERFKSEMVMFRNYFSDKKLSDLYNLPFAHDAETDIILKLIASISESAIFTHYPLFSLISVLGVNRSIAFGNALLSPFCYTLLGITMISQFNNYQDARNIADAGLKLSREKLFDLWGYNRAFTYYTWNINHWTLHAETTLPLLDENYNLALKAHDLVYGAYVLVAKPWSHFLLGRSMLDVISSNQQLGQYCLTHDVIFPVTLAQPFEALARVLHGESGSLSDLNSEHFDVQAFRQIWGSVPIVMAGLHIAQLSLHIYSQEYDAALLLAEQIGKDYPSTYLLNLVWKFSHGLALAALARKNSGKKRQAYIDAMEAISEYFEQISKEGTPENVEHKLVFLRAEQARLDNRTEDAELLYWHAIRLAQQRGFLLDEAYFYEMLGLWLEERACAFEPIQQILTQAATCYRQCHALALMGRVELRLKVLPRQELEVIQNDVDALHALDSLDTLAILRAVQAISSEVGVQPLLGRLLKIIIEAAGADRGAIVVRDGDQLQIEAILNFVQPVLPESLLRFVFNTGQTTLLNELTQFSEFRGDIYFTQYRPASILCRALGRSSAGRRVLYLEHSTISNTFSMQRRQVLEWLSAQAAISIENAQMYQELESLVAKRKVELERNRNVLESILEFSPALVSLKDLNGRYLRHNLRFAELFNRAGESLVGMTDEEIAGPETADRFLIQDKRVIAENAPQRVEEEIMTADGLHTFLTHKFPLRDADGSVYAVGGIAMDITELKLAQKTAEAATQAKSAFLANMSHEIRTPMNAVIGMAHLALKTNLNERQRDYVQKIHYAGQSLLGIINDILDFSKIEEGKLSIEKIDFNLDQVFANIATLTSGKAEDKGIEYLFQVHPNVPRYLVGDPLRLGQVLLNMVSNAIKFTEKGEVHVICELIRSDEKQVVLRFSVRDTGMGMSSEQVKKLFLPFSQADSTTTRKFGGTGLGLSISKRLVEMMGGEIEVQSVPERGSVFAFSCVFGHETAQQHNTTRLPHHLHGMRILVVDDNSVAREILQESLQSLTFVVDAVSSGEDALVNLHRADAKQQPYGVVFTDWHMPEMNGLELARRINLDKRLCHTPSLVLVTAYTREDIRAEAQAAHVDGFLFKPINQSMVVDTLLTIFAPELLRDIASFTRTDIIPYLKGMRVLLVEDNLVNQQIALELMRSAAIEVDIANNGHEAIKKIVEFGPKHYHCVLMDLQMPKMDGHEATAVIRSDAVFNTLPIIAMTAHAINEERARCLAEGMNEHITKPIDPALLFERLQYWHQHRLSADGSTRIYIGDLLPEEPATKTPPEEPKPAEVILSGSKDLSELDKLKLLSGVAGLDMDDGLARLGQNAALYWLVIQQLVMTEQDNPERIRAALAQGDFESASRAAHSLKGAAANLSFNDITQFAAKVESLLRQGERGDVLYRYINELDQSLQLLCRAIEQIDQ, encoded by the coding sequence ATGAATCATTCCCTTTCGGACTTACTGATTGTTTTGAATAAAGCTTTGCAATTAGCAGAGCAGCTTGCTGTTTGGCATGAAAAAAAAGGGGTACATGGCGCTTTACGGCCTGAATATATTAGTTTTACAGATTCAGGTGCCAGTATCAGCCCTGCACATCAGGAAGAACTTGCACTTAGCCTGCTTTGCCTGCGTTATGCCTCGCCAGAGCAGGCTGGTCGCTTAGCGCAATTTGATAAGCGCAGTGATTTATACTCTCTGGGCGTTATTCTCTATGAGTGGATTACAGGGCGCCTTCCTTTTTCTGCTGATGATTTACTTGATTTAGCTCATCAGCAAATGTCTTCATTACCTGTTGCGCCAGCCTCTCTGGAGCCACAATTACCCTTACAGATTTCTCATCTTATTTTAAAGCTCTTGGCGAAATCTCCGGAAGCTAGATATGCAACAGCCAAAGGTTTGGCTGCGGATCTTGCTCTGTGTATTCAGCAATTAAAAACAGCAGGCTATATTGCTTTATTTATATTGGGTGAAACAGATTCAGGATCACAATTTATGATTCCGGATCATTTATATGGCCGGGAACAAGAAATTGATTATTTGCAGCAGTTATATTCAAGAGCGGCTCAGGGGCAAGCGATTATTTGCATGTTAGGCGGGTATTCGGGGGTAGGAAAATCCACTTTAGCACTTTCAATTCGGGATGAAGTCCAAAATAAGGGAGGGCGGCTTATTGTTGGTAAGTTTGATCAATTCAGACGTGATTCACCTTATTCAGCATTAATAGAAGCCTTTAAGTCACTGCTTCGTCAGGTATTAGCCAGTAAACAGGCAGAGTTAGCACAATGGCGTGAGAAAATCGCAGACTCACTGGGTGAAAACGCACAAATTGTTATTGATGTTCTTCCTGATTTAGAAAAAATAATTGGCCCACAATCCGCTGCACCTTTGCTAAGTGGCCTTGCGGCTCAGCGCCGGTTTAATGAACTGTTTGCTCAGTTAGTGGCGCTATTTGCCAGTAAAGAGCATCCGTTGGCGATATTTTTAGATGATTTACAGTGGGCTGATTTTGCTTCGCTTGCTTTGATTCAGTCCTTTGCTAAAAGCAGTATGGCAGCTCACATACTGATTATTGCGGCATATCGTGATAATGAGGTCGATGCGAATCACCCATTAGTTAATATGCTAAATGAGGTACTTAAAAGCAAGGCTTGTGTTGAAAAACTAGCTTTACAGCCTCTGCATGCTGAGCATTTAAGTGAGTTGATTCAGGATACCTGCCGCAATATTCAGAATGTGGCTGAGTTAAGCTATTTACTGATGAGCAAAACGGAAGGTAATCCATTTTATGCAAGACAGTTTCTTAAAAATATGCAGGCTAAAGGGCAGTTGTTTTTTGATTTTACTGACAATACTTGGCACTGGCAATTAGACCTAGCCCGCCTGCAAGATGCTGCAGATAATGTAGTTGAATTAATGATGCAGCGTTTAAATCGCTTTTCAGTTGAAACTCAAACTGTATTACAAACGGCTGCCTGTATTGGAAAGCGCTTTGATTTATCATTATTGGCTATTGTTGAAAATATAAGCGAATCTTTTGCGCTTACATTATTGGCTCCTGCTCTGCATGATGAGTTGCTGCTTGCTGTTCATGAGGGAGGTGAGCGAAAAGTATTTCAGTTTGCCCATGACCGGATTCAGCAAGCCGCCTATTCTGTTACTTTAGATCGCAATTTAAACAGCCTGCATTTAGAGATTGGTCGCTGTTTATTGCAGCAGATATCTGCTGAGGCGACCGAAGCGCCATTGTTTGAAATTGTGGATCAACTTAATTTTGGTCTGGACAAAGTTAGGCAGCCTCTGGAGCGAATTGCCTACGCTCAGCTTAATTTACGGGCAGGTATTAAAGCGAGAGAGGCAATGGCCTATCAGGCCGCCATGCGATATTTAGATACGGCTATTTTCTTATTACCCGAAAATTCATGGTCAGAACATTATCAACTTAGCTTTGATATTTACCTAAATGCATCAGAAGCTTGCGATTTATGTAATCTGGATGAGCGATTTGAGCTACTGGTTGAAACTTTATTATCTAAGGGGCAGAGCGCTTTAGATAAAGCCCATGCACGGATCAGACAAAGTATTTATTACAGCCGCAAAGGCAGGATGGCCGAAAACCTTGAAGCAGGCCGGCTTGGTTTGATTTTATTTGGTATGGATATCCCTGAAGTAAATGATCACTATAGAATGAATGAACGTTTTAAAAGTGAAATGGTGATGTTCAGAAATTATTTTTCAGATAAAAAATTATCTGATTTATATAATTTACCTTTTGCGCATGATGCAGAAACAGATATTATTTTAAAACTTATTGCGTCTATTTCTGAATCTGCTATTTTTACTCATTATCCTTTGTTTTCGCTAATTTCTGTTCTTGGCGTTAACCGCTCGATTGCATTTGGTAATGCACTGCTTTCTCCTTTTTGTTATACCCTTTTGGGTATTACAATGATTTCACAATTTAATAATTATCAGGATGCCCGCAATATTGCGGATGCTGGTTTAAAGTTAAGCAGAGAAAAACTGTTTGATTTATGGGGCTATAACCGTGCATTTACTTATTACACATGGAATATTAATCATTGGACTTTGCACGCTGAGACTACGCTACCTCTTTTAGATGAAAATTATAATCTGGCACTGAAAGCACATGATTTAGTTTATGGTGCTTATGTATTAGTGGCCAAGCCATGGAGTCATTTTTTATTAGGCCGCAGTATGCTCGATGTGATTTCCAGCAATCAGCAACTGGGGCAATATTGTTTAACGCATGATGTAATTTTTCCTGTAACGCTGGCGCAGCCTTTTGAAGCTTTAGCCCGGGTGTTACATGGGGAAAGCGGCTCCTTGAGCGATTTAAACAGCGAGCATTTTGATGTACAGGCATTTCGGCAAATCTGGGGTAGTGTGCCCATTGTCATGGCAGGTTTGCATATTGCACAACTTTCTTTGCATATTTATTCACAGGAATATGATGCAGCTTTGTTATTGGCGGAGCAAATAGGCAAAGATTATCCATCAACCTATTTATTAAATTTAGTCTGGAAGTTTTCCCATGGTTTGGCGCTGGCTGCTTTAGCCAGAAAGAACTCTGGAAAAAAACGACAGGCTTATATTGATGCCATGGAGGCCATCAGCGAATACTTTGAGCAAATTTCTAAAGAGGGAACGCCTGAAAATGTAGAGCATAAACTGGTTTTTTTACGTGCCGAGCAGGCGCGTCTGGATAATCGAACTGAGGATGCTGAGCTTTTATACTGGCATGCTATTCGCCTTGCTCAACAAAGAGGTTTTTTGCTGGATGAGGCCTATTTTTATGAAATGCTTGGATTATGGCTGGAGGAAAGAGCCTGCGCTTTTGAGCCTATTCAGCAAATTTTAACTCAAGCGGCAACCTGTTATCGGCAGTGCCATGCATTAGCGCTGATGGGGCGGGTTGAGCTGCGTTTAAAAGTGTTGCCAAGGCAGGAGCTGGAGGTTATTCAAAACGATGTGGATGCGCTGCATGCCTTAGATAGCCTTGATACGTTGGCTATTTTGCGGGCAGTTCAAGCGATTTCCAGTGAAGTGGGCGTGCAGCCATTATTAGGGCGTTTACTGAAAATTATTATCGAAGCCGCAGGTGCTGATCGTGGTGCCATTGTGGTGCGTGACGGTGATCAGTTGCAAATTGAGGCGATTCTTAATTTTGTACAGCCGGTATTACCTGAGAGTTTATTGCGTTTTGTTTTTAATACAGGGCAAACCACTTTATTAAATGAGCTAACGCAGTTTTCTGAATTCAGGGGAGATATTTATTTTACGCAGTATCGTCCTGCTTCTATTCTTTGTCGTGCATTGGGGCGCAGCAGTGCCGGACGCCGGGTATTGTATTTAGAGCACAGCACGATCAGTAATACATTTTCTATGCAGCGCAGGCAGGTATTAGAGTGGTTGTCTGCACAGGCTGCCATTTCTATTGAAAATGCACAAATGTATCAGGAGCTTGAATCATTGGTGGCCAAGCGCAAGGTAGAGCTTGAGCGTAATCGGAATGTACTGGAATCCATTTTAGAATTCTCCCCTGCTTTGGTTTCTTTAAAAGATTTAAATGGCCGCTATTTGCGGCACAATTTGCGTTTTGCTGAATTATTTAATCGGGCAGGTGAATCTCTGGTAGGGATGACCGATGAAGAGATTGCGGGGCCGGAAACAGCAGATCGTTTCTTGATTCAGGATAAGCGGGTAATTGCAGAAAATGCACCTCAGCGGGTTGAGGAAGAAATCATGACTGCTGATGGATTACATACCTTTTTAACGCATAAATTTCCCCTGCGGGATGCGGATGGCAGTGTTTATGCTGTTGGGGGAATTGCGATGGATATTACCGAATTAAAATTGGCACAAAAAACTGCAGAGGCGGCAACACAGGCAAAAAGTGCATTTCTGGCCAATATGAGCCATGAAATCAGAACACCAATGAATGCGGTTATTGGTATGGCTCATTTAGCATTGAAAACAAATTTAAATGAGCGTCAGCGTGATTATGTGCAGAAAATTCATTACGCAGGTCAGTCTTTATTGGGAATAATTAACGATATTTTAGATTTTTCTAAGATTGAAGAGGGTAAATTATCTATTGAAAAAATTGATTTTAATCTTGACCAGGTCTTTGCCAATATTGCGACTCTGACATCAGGCAAAGCAGAAGACAAAGGTATTGAATATCTTTTTCAAGTGCACCCGAATGTACCGAGATATTTAGTTGGTGATCCACTGCGCTTGGGGCAGGTATTACTGAATATGGTGAGTAATGCAATTAAATTTACCGAAAAAGGTGAAGTACATGTAATTTGTGAGTTAATCCGTTCTGATGAAAAGCAGGTGGTTTTGCGCTTTTCTGTCCGGGATACGGGTATGGGCATGAGTTCAGAACAGGTAAAAAAACTGTTTTTACCTTTTAGCCAAGCGGATAGTACAACCACGCGCAAATTTGGTGGTACAGGCCTAGGATTGTCGATTTCCAAGCGCTTGGTTGAAATGATGGGCGGGGAAATTGAAGTGCAAAGCGTGCCAGAACGGGGCTCTGTTTTTGCGTTTAGCTGTGTTTTTGGCCATGAAACCGCTCAGCAGCACAACACTACACGCTTACCTCACCATTTACATGGCATGCGTATTTTGGTGGTGGATGATAATTCGGTTGCCCGTGAGATTTTGCAGGAATCACTGCAAAGTCTTACTTTTGTAGTAGATGCTGTGTCTTCCGGAGAAGATGCGCTAGTCAATTTGCACCGTGCCGATGCAAAACAGCAACCCTATGGCGTGGTTTTTACAGACTGGCATATGCCGGAAATGAATGGCCTTGAATTAGCCCGCAGAATTAATCTGGATAAAAGACTGTGTCATACGCCATCGCTTGTACTGGTGACGGCTTATACCCGTGAAGATATTCGCGCAGAAGCACAAGCGGCGCATGTAGATGGTTTTTTATTTAAACCAATTAATCAATCAATGGTTGTGGATACTTTATTAACAATCTTTGCGCCTGAATTATTGCGAGATATAGCATCATTTACCCGTACCGATATTATTCCTTACTTAAAAGGCATGCGTGTTTTATTGGTAGAGGATAATTTAGTTAACCAGCAGATCGCTTTAGAGTTAATGCGCTCTGCGGCTATTGAGGTTGATATTGCAAATAATGGCCATGAAGCGATTAAAAAAATAGTGGAATTTGGTCCTAAGCATTATCACTGCGTATTAATGGATCTGCAAATGCCAAAAATGGATGGCCATGAAGCGACAGCTGTAATTCGCAGTGATGCAGTGTTTAATACCCTGCCTATTATTGCAATGACGGCTCATGCCATTAATGAAGAAAGAGCCCGTTGTTTAGCTGAAGGGATGAATGAACATATCACCAAGCCAATTGATCCGGCTTTATTATTTGAGCGTTTGCAATACTGGCATCAGCATCGTTTATCCGCTGATGGCAGTACACGTATTTATATTGGCGATCTCTTGCCAGAGGAACCGGCCACTAAAACACCTCCAGAGGAGCCCAAGCCCGCTGAAGTCATTTTATCCGGATCGAAGGATTTATCTGAATTGGATAAGCTGAAATTATTATCGGGTGTGGCTGGTTTGGATATGGATGATGGACTGGCAAGGCTGGGGCAGAATGCTGCATTGTATTGGCTGGTCATTCAGCAACTGGTCATGACCGAGCAGGACAACCCGGAAAGAATTCGTGCCGCACTAGCACAGGGAGATTTTGAAAGTGCTTCCAGAGCGGCGCATTCTTTAAAAGGTGCTGCTGCAAATTTGTCGTTCAATGATATAACGCAATTTGCGGCCAAGGTTGAGTCTTTATTGCGTCAGGGAGAAAGAGGCGATGTGTTATATCGATATATCAATGAGCTTGATCAGTCTCTTCAGCTGCTGTGTCGTGCCATTGAGCAAATTGATCAGTAA
- the accC gene encoding acetyl-CoA carboxylase biotin carboxylase subunit, producing MFEKILIANRGEIALRILRACREMGIKTVVVHSEADREAKYVKLADESVCIGPASSTLSYLNVPALIAAAEVTEAQAIHPGYGFLSENADFAQRVEESGFAFIGPRPESIRLMGDKVSAKDAMKEAGVPCVPGSDGALPDDPAELMKIGKAVGYPVIIKAAGGGGGRGMRVVNTEEELVAAVELTKSEAEKFFGNAMVYMEKYLQNPRHIEIQILADQHGNAIYLGERDCSMQRRHQKVIEEAPAPGITEAQRKQIGERCAAACRKINYRGAGTFEFLFENGEFYFIEMNTRVQVEHPVTEMITGIDIVQEQIRVAANLPLRYTQKDVKLKGHAIECRINAEDPLKFIPSPGKITTYHTPGGPGVRVDSHVYQGYTVPSHYDSMIGKIITYGDDRAQAMARMRIALSEMVVQGINTNIPLHQQLLLDEAFIKGSTSIHYLEHRMPEIRKQLEGKLAQP from the coding sequence ATGTTTGAAAAAATCCTGATTGCAAATCGCGGTGAAATTGCGCTGCGCATTTTGCGCGCCTGCCGTGAAATGGGCATCAAAACGGTTGTCGTGCATTCTGAAGCCGACCGCGAAGCAAAATACGTCAAATTAGCCGATGAATCGGTATGTATTGGCCCAGCCTCCTCCACATTAAGCTATCTGAATGTGCCAGCACTGATTGCCGCAGCCGAAGTCACAGAAGCGCAGGCTATTCACCCAGGCTACGGCTTTTTAAGTGAAAACGCCGACTTTGCCCAACGCGTTGAAGAATCCGGCTTTGCCTTTATCGGCCCGCGCCCGGAATCCATCCGCCTGATGGGCGACAAGGTTTCTGCCAAAGACGCCATGAAAGAAGCAGGCGTACCTTGCGTACCCGGCTCTGATGGCGCTTTACCAGACGATCCTGCTGAATTAATGAAAATCGGTAAAGCCGTTGGCTACCCGGTCATTATTAAAGCAGCTGGCGGCGGCGGTGGCCGCGGCATGCGTGTGGTGAATACTGAAGAAGAATTGGTCGCGGCTGTAGAGCTAACCAAATCAGAAGCAGAAAAGTTCTTTGGGAATGCCATGGTTTACATGGAAAAATACCTGCAGAACCCACGCCATATCGAGATCCAGATTCTGGCCGACCAACATGGTAATGCCATTTATCTGGGCGAGCGTGATTGCTCTATGCAGCGTCGTCACCAAAAAGTGATCGAAGAAGCACCTGCTCCAGGTATTACCGAAGCACAGCGTAAACAAATCGGTGAAAGATGTGCTGCTGCCTGCCGCAAGATTAATTACCGTGGCGCAGGCACATTCGAATTCTTATTTGAAAACGGCGAATTCTATTTCATTGAAATGAATACTCGTGTTCAAGTTGAGCATCCGGTAACTGAAATGATTACCGGCATCGATATTGTGCAAGAGCAAATCCGTGTGGCGGCTAATTTACCGCTACGCTATACGCAAAAAGACGTCAAACTCAAAGGCCACGCCATTGAGTGCCGGATTAATGCAGAAGACCCGCTGAAGTTTATCCCCAGCCCGGGCAAGATCACCACTTACCACACCCCTGGCGGTCCTGGTGTGCGCGTGGATTCACATGTTTACCAAGGCTATACCGTACCATCGCATTACGATTCGATGATCGGTAAAATCATTACCTATGGTGATGATCGCGCTCAAGCCATGGCCAGAATGCGAATTGCATTGTCTGAAATGGTCGTACAAGGGATCAACACCAATATCCCTTTACATCAGCAGCTTTTATTAGATGAAGCCTTTATTAAAGGCAGCACCAGCATTCATTATTTGGAGCACAGAATGCCGGAAATCAGAAAGCAATTAGAAGGCAAACTCGCGCAGCCTTAA
- the accB gene encoding acetyl-CoA carboxylase biotin carboxyl carrier protein, with the protein MDLRKLKKLIDLVEESGIAELEVTEGEERVRITRVNQNIPAYAQAMQYQLPPVAAPAAAAAPLAVAVAAEVEAQPEGFIAKSPMVGTFYRASSPEAKNFVEVGQQVNVGDTLCIIEAMKLLNEIEADKAGVIKSILVENGRPVEYGEPLFIIG; encoded by the coding sequence ATGGATTTGCGCAAACTTAAGAAACTGATTGATCTGGTTGAAGAATCTGGCATCGCCGAGCTTGAAGTAACCGAAGGTGAAGAACGCGTTCGTATTACCCGCGTCAATCAGAATATCCCGGCCTATGCACAAGCCATGCAATACCAGCTGCCTCCTGTAGCCGCTCCTGCTGCCGCAGCAGCACCGCTTGCCGTCGCTGTTGCCGCAGAAGTAGAAGCGCAGCCAGAAGGCTTTATTGCTAAATCCCCGATGGTGGGTACTTTCTACCGCGCTTCTTCCCCTGAAGCAAAAAACTTTGTTGAAGTTGGCCAGCAAGTCAATGTGGGCGACACTTTATGCATCATTGAAGCCATGAAGCTCCTGAATGAAATCGAAGCCGACAAGGCAGGCGTGATCAAATCGATCCTGGTCGAAAATGGCCGCCCTGTTGAATACGGTGAGCCACTATTTATTATTGGCTGA
- the aroQ gene encoding type II 3-dehydroquinate dehydratase, whose product MQNTRNILVLHGPNLNLLGSREPQHYGADTLETINSKLIELGQQRAARVDAFQSNREYELIDRIHAARLDGTDFIIINPAAFTHTSIAIRDALAGVQIPFIEVHLSNVHARESFRHHSYFSDLAVGVICGLGAFGYECALDFALRFTPKAP is encoded by the coding sequence ATGCAAAACACACGCAATATCCTAGTACTACATGGCCCAAATTTGAACCTGCTAGGGTCAAGAGAGCCGCAGCACTACGGTGCTGATACCCTAGAGACAATCAATTCTAAGCTCATTGAACTGGGACAACAGCGTGCTGCCCGCGTTGATGCTTTCCAATCGAATCGCGAATACGAGCTAATCGATCGCATTCATGCTGCCCGTTTGGACGGCACGGATTTTATCATCATTAACCCCGCTGCGTTTACACATACCAGCATTGCTATTCGTGATGCGCTGGCAGGGGTACAAATTCCTTTTATTGAAGTTCACCTGTCCAATGTTCATGCTCGTGAATCATTCCGGCACCACTCCTATTTTTCCGACCTCGCGGTTGGCGTTATCTGCGGCCTGGGCGCATTCGGCTATGAATGCGCCTTGGATTTCGCACTCCGTTTTACTCCCAAGGCCCCCTGA
- the queA gene encoding tRNA preQ1(34) S-adenosylmethionine ribosyltransferase-isomerase QueA: MQVADFDYHLPESLIAQFPPDARGESRLLHVDGLTRQDSHFRELPQFLRAGDVLIFNDTKVIKARVFGKKESGGAIEALIERVLDEHSALAHIRSSKAPKPGARLIFADRWTATMTERKDDLFKLQFDGEESVLDILEQAGQLPLPPYITHIPDDEDAKRYQTIYARDPGAVAAPTAGLHFTEDLLAQLQAMGVKTGYLTLHVGAGTFQPVRVDNIAEHTMHHERYSIPAATVALIQDAKAQGGRVIAVGTTSLRALEAASQQGLLAEPEGDTNIFITPGYQFRVVDRLITNFHLPKSTLLMLVAAFAGYDTMRAAYQHAVEQEYRFFSYGDAMLLEPATLK, translated from the coding sequence ATGCAAGTAGCTGACTTTGATTACCATTTGCCTGAATCTCTGATTGCACAGTTTCCCCCTGATGCACGTGGGGAAAGCCGTTTATTACATGTAGATGGCCTTACACGGCAAGATTCACATTTTCGCGAATTGCCACAGTTTTTGCGTGCAGGTGATGTACTTATTTTTAACGATACCAAGGTGATTAAGGCCCGGGTGTTCGGTAAAAAAGAATCAGGCGGTGCAATTGAGGCTTTAATTGAACGCGTTTTGGATGAGCACAGCGCACTGGCTCACATCCGTTCATCCAAAGCTCCCAAGCCTGGAGCGAGGCTTATTTTTGCAGATCGTTGGACGGCGACAATGACCGAGCGCAAAGATGATCTGTTTAAATTGCAGTTTGATGGTGAAGAAAGCGTATTAGATATCCTAGAACAGGCGGGGCAGCTGCCTTTGCCTCCCTATATCACTCATATCCCTGATGATGAAGATGCTAAGCGTTATCAGACTATCTATGCGCGGGACCCAGGTGCCGTGGCAGCGCCTACGGCAGGTCTGCATTTTACTGAGGATTTGCTCGCGCAGTTACAAGCGATGGGTGTTAAAACAGGCTACCTGACTTTACACGTGGGCGCAGGCACTTTTCAGCCGGTGCGGGTGGATAATATTGCCGAACATACAATGCACCATGAGCGTTATTCCATTCCGGCAGCAACAGTGGCCCTGATTCAGGACGCTAAGGCGCAGGGCGGCCGTGTGATTGCAGTAGGAACCACCAGCCTGCGTGCATTGGAAGCGGCGTCTCAGCAAGGCTTATTGGCCGAGCCGGAAGGGGATACTAATATCTTTATCACGCCGGGCTATCAGTTCCGCGTGGTGGATCGCCTGATCACTAATTTTCATTTACCCAAATCCACTTTATTAATGCTGGTCGCGGCGTTTGCAGGCTACGACACAATGCGTGCCGCTTATCAGCATGCAGTGGAGCAAGAATACAGATTTTTCAGCTATGGCGATGCGATGCTATTGGAGCCTGCTACTCTGAAGTAA